One stretch of Candidatus Methylacidiphilales bacterium DNA includes these proteins:
- a CDS encoding bifunctional 5,10-methylenetetrahydrofolate dehydrogenase/5,10-methenyltetrahydrofolate cyclohydrolase yields the protein MGLPLILDGRRVASEVEAELAVRLAKLRARHVVPRLVFIRVGDDPASIVYVEMKNKKAALLGIQSDTVVLPQDTSEEALVGLIGELNADSTVHGILVQAPLPPPIRSTRIFASVAPHKDVDGFHPINMGKLLLGDPTGFRPCTPAGIYELLVRNGISTAGRRVAIIGRGAIVGKPMAAILMQKGIDATVTLLHSGSRSIDEHCRQSEIIIAALGRAHFVTKDFVSPGAVVIDVGVNRQPDSSSPRGYRLVGDVDFENVAPLCSAITPNPGGVGPMTIAMLMANVVCAAEKATDKSTV from the coding sequence ATGGGTTTACCTTTGATTTTAGATGGGCGGAGGGTTGCCTCCGAGGTTGAGGCTGAATTAGCAGTGCGCCTAGCGAAACTTCGCGCACGTCATGTTGTCCCTCGCCTGGTTTTCATACGTGTTGGCGATGATCCTGCATCCATCGTTTACGTTGAAATGAAGAATAAAAAGGCAGCTCTTTTGGGTATCCAAAGTGATACAGTGGTATTGCCTCAGGATACCTCTGAGGAGGCTTTAGTGGGGTTGATCGGTGAGCTCAATGCTGACTCGACCGTGCATGGCATCCTCGTTCAAGCGCCGTTGCCTCCTCCAATCCGATCTACCAGAATCTTTGCAAGTGTGGCACCTCATAAGGACGTAGATGGTTTTCACCCGATCAATATGGGAAAACTTCTTTTAGGAGACCCTACGGGGTTTCGGCCCTGCACGCCTGCCGGGATCTATGAGCTATTGGTTCGCAACGGAATCTCTACAGCAGGCCGAAGAGTGGCTATTATCGGGCGTGGAGCGATTGTGGGGAAACCTATGGCTGCAATTCTGATGCAGAAAGGCATCGACGCGACAGTGACTTTACTTCACTCGGGCAGTCGAAGTATTGATGAGCATTGTCGTCAATCTGAAATTATCATTGCTGCATTGGGACGAGCTCATTTTGTGACGAAAGATTTTGTTTCGCCGGGGGCCGTGGTCATAGATGTGGGGGTAAACCGCCAACCCGACTCCTCTTCGCCTCGAGGTTATCGCCTTGTCGGCGATGTGGATTTTGAGAATGTTGCACCGCTGTGTTCTGCCATAACACCTAATCCCGGAGGCGTGGGTCCAATGACTATTGCCATGTTGATGGCCAATGTGGTCTGCGCGGCCGAGAAAGCGACCGATAAATCTACGGTATGA
- the sufD gene encoding Fe-S cluster assembly protein SufD: MDSNIYPQVIRDFLPDSNAPEWWESARKKAWERYQSSPMPTMKNEQWRFTDIRKINLESYCLDVPFSNEDVSRCLRFIEELSLPYLAAARLVFLNDRLIDYTRSVGSQGLICMPLSEAIKERPDLVQSSFEDDRASLGSQKFLYLQQAQGKSGAVVIFPRGLILEEPIEIHHFLTEDYASCFPRLLVIAEEQSQGEIVEFCHGLSRDQGGLCVGRSELILKPGANLRLIRTQNWGEKAQSYYVNASLLERDAALVTFILNLGSAYARTESKSRLVGSGARSDMLSLSVAHGVQEYDQRTYQDHIAAHTTSDLLYKNALCDGSRTIFSGMIRVEPEAQHTDAYQSNRNLLLSEEAEANSLPGLEIQANEVRCTHGATTGQIDPEQLFYLLSRGLSLKVARKLFIFGFFQDVFDRVGDPKLVGFLTQMIEDKLKSDID; encoded by the coding sequence ATGGATTCCAACATATACCCGCAAGTCATCCGTGATTTTCTGCCCGACTCAAATGCTCCTGAGTGGTGGGAGAGTGCGAGAAAGAAAGCATGGGAGCGATATCAATCCAGCCCTATGCCAACGATGAAAAACGAGCAGTGGCGATTTACGGATATTCGCAAGATCAATTTGGAAAGTTACTGTCTAGATGTTCCGTTTAGCAATGAAGATGTGTCGAGATGCCTGCGATTTATTGAGGAGCTTTCGCTTCCCTACCTAGCAGCAGCTCGATTGGTTTTTTTGAATGATCGCTTGATTGATTACACACGCTCCGTGGGGTCTCAGGGTCTGATTTGTATGCCGTTAAGTGAAGCTATTAAGGAGCGTCCTGATCTTGTGCAATCAAGTTTTGAAGATGATCGAGCCTCGCTCGGCTCCCAAAAATTCCTATATTTGCAGCAGGCACAAGGCAAATCTGGGGCTGTTGTGATTTTTCCACGCGGCCTCATTCTTGAAGAGCCGATAGAAATACATCATTTTCTTACAGAAGATTATGCTTCATGTTTCCCGCGGCTTTTGGTGATAGCGGAGGAGCAATCGCAAGGAGAGATCGTTGAATTTTGCCATGGACTAAGTCGAGATCAAGGTGGGCTTTGTGTTGGCAGGAGTGAATTGATATTGAAACCGGGAGCTAATTTGCGACTGATACGAACGCAAAATTGGGGTGAAAAAGCGCAATCTTACTACGTCAATGCCTCCCTTCTCGAACGTGATGCGGCACTTGTTACGTTTATATTGAATTTGGGTTCTGCCTACGCTCGCACGGAGTCTAAATCTCGTCTTGTGGGCAGTGGAGCGCGCTCAGATATGTTGTCGCTTTCGGTTGCTCATGGTGTGCAAGAATATGATCAACGCACGTATCAAGATCACATAGCCGCTCACACCACCAGTGATTTGCTTTATAAAAATGCCTTGTGTGATGGATCTCGAACGATTTTTTCTGGGATGATCCGTGTGGAGCCTGAGGCTCAGCACACCGATGCTTATCAATCCAATCGCAATCTTTTGCTTTCGGAAGAAGCAGAGGCGAATTCGCTTCCGGGACTAGAAATTCAGGCGAACGAAGTCCGTTGCACGCACGGCGCAACCACTGGACAGATCGATCCTGAGCAACTTTTCTATCTGTTGTCGCGCGGGTTGTCCTTAAAGGTCGCTCGAAAACTTTTTATTTTTGGCTTCTTCCAGGACGTCTTTGACCGTGTCGGGGATCCGAAACTTGTTGGCTTTCTGACTCAAATGATCGAGGATAAGCTCAAATCTGATATTGATTGA
- a CDS encoding DUF1957 domain-containing protein yields the protein MEPQGYLALVLHAHLPFVRHPEYDEFLEEDWLYEAITETYIPLINMMDGLLNDGVDFRLTMSLTPPLCSMLMDGLLQERYIRHLNKLIELCYKEIERTKHDPAFHELAWFYKDRLENCRWVFCDKYHRNLVAAFRKFQDAGKLEIITCGATHGYLPLMMDYPQAVRAQILIARDHYRECFGRDPRGIWLPECAYVPGVDKFLQEANIRWFILDSHGIMLADPQPRFGVYAPLYTRTGPAAFGRDIESSKQVWSAEEGYPGDFDYREFYRDVGYDLDYDYIKPYIQSNGLRKFTGLKYYRITGRTQHKEPYRPRAAREKAAIHAGNFMFNRERQIEHLHRTLGIRPIVVAPYDAELFGHWWFEGPDFLNFLLRKVAYDQNIFKTITPSEYLQRYPTQQLAQPSASSWGNKGYWEVWLEGSNDWIYPHLHQAAKRMIELANQFRDCYGLTERAMKQAARELLLAQSSDWAFIMKTGTMVPYAIKRTKDHILRFNRLYEQIKNNSIDTDFLSNCEWRDNIFPNINWRYYI from the coding sequence ATGGAACCACAAGGCTACCTCGCACTCGTCCTCCATGCCCACCTCCCATTCGTAAGACATCCCGAATACGACGAATTCCTCGAAGAAGACTGGCTCTACGAAGCCATCACCGAGACCTACATCCCTCTCATCAACATGATGGATGGCCTCCTCAACGATGGAGTCGATTTCCGCCTCACCATGTCCTTGACCCCCCCACTCTGCTCCATGCTCATGGACGGACTCTTACAAGAACGCTACATTCGCCACCTCAACAAACTCATCGAGCTCTGCTACAAAGAAATCGAGCGCACAAAACACGACCCCGCCTTCCACGAGCTCGCTTGGTTCTATAAAGACCGCCTCGAAAACTGCCGCTGGGTCTTCTGCGATAAATATCACCGCAATCTGGTCGCAGCTTTCCGCAAATTCCAAGACGCCGGCAAACTCGAAATCATCACCTGCGGCGCCACACACGGCTATCTGCCCCTCATGATGGATTATCCACAAGCCGTTCGCGCCCAAATCCTGATCGCTCGCGATCACTATCGCGAATGCTTCGGCCGCGACCCACGAGGAATCTGGCTCCCAGAATGCGCTTACGTCCCAGGCGTAGATAAGTTTCTGCAAGAGGCAAACATCCGATGGTTCATCCTCGACTCCCACGGAATCATGCTTGCTGACCCTCAACCACGCTTCGGCGTCTACGCGCCTCTTTACACCCGCACAGGTCCTGCAGCTTTCGGCCGCGACATCGAATCTTCCAAACAAGTATGGAGCGCAGAGGAGGGCTATCCCGGCGATTTCGACTATCGCGAATTTTATCGAGATGTCGGCTATGACCTCGACTATGATTACATCAAACCATACATACAATCAAACGGCCTTCGAAAATTCACCGGCCTAAAATATTATCGCATCACAGGTCGCACTCAGCACAAAGAGCCTTACCGCCCACGAGCAGCCAGAGAAAAAGCTGCCATCCACGCAGGCAACTTCATGTTTAATCGCGAAAGACAAATCGAGCACCTACATCGCACACTAGGTATCCGCCCCATAGTCGTCGCGCCTTACGATGCCGAGCTATTCGGTCACTGGTGGTTTGAAGGTCCTGATTTCCTGAATTTTCTCCTCCGTAAAGTAGCCTACGATCAAAACATTTTCAAAACCATCACCCCCTCCGAATATCTACAGAGATACCCGACACAGCAGCTCGCTCAACCTTCCGCCTCCTCGTGGGGGAATAAAGGTTACTGGGAAGTCTGGCTCGAAGGCTCAAACGACTGGATCTATCCTCACTTGCATCAAGCAGCCAAGCGCATGATCGAGCTAGCCAATCAATTCCGCGATTGCTACGGCTTGACGGAACGCGCCATGAAACAAGCAGCTCGAGAGCTGCTCCTAGCGCAGTCTTCAGACTGGGCTTTCATCATGAAGACTGGCACCATGGTCCCCTACGCCATCAAACGCACCAAAGATCACATCCTTCGATTCAACCGACTCTACGAGCAGATCAAGAATAACTCAATCGACACCGATTTTCTCAGCAACTGCGAGTGGCGCGATAATATCTTCCCAAATATCAACTGGCGTTACTACATCTAA
- the sufT gene encoding putative Fe-S cluster assembly protein SufT, protein MPTELVKLIRDCPAIRIPTGEPFTLAAGTEGYITQRLGDTITLAFSGGLARVEAKDADALGLKVSKEEQRSSSGEGPTEPPTQEALLKALKNVYDPEIPVNIVDLGLVYSAEIFPVGEDRYRAEIKMTLTAPGCGMGPVISADVQKRALSVPGIVEANVELVWDPPWNQSMMSELGKMQLGLI, encoded by the coding sequence ATGCCTACGGAGTTAGTAAAACTTATTCGAGATTGCCCAGCGATTCGTATTCCGACAGGAGAACCCTTTACTCTTGCCGCTGGAACGGAGGGATACATTACTCAAAGACTCGGCGACACCATCACGCTTGCCTTTTCTGGGGGACTAGCTCGTGTGGAGGCAAAGGATGCTGATGCTCTGGGATTAAAAGTTTCAAAAGAGGAACAAAGAAGCTCTTCTGGGGAAGGGCCTACTGAACCTCCTACACAGGAAGCGCTGCTTAAAGCCCTGAAGAATGTCTATGACCCGGAGATCCCTGTCAACATAGTGGATCTAGGCTTAGTCTATTCAGCAGAGATTTTTCCGGTTGGAGAAGACCGTTACCGTGCGGAGATCAAGATGACGCTTACAGCACCAGGATGCGGGATGGGGCCAGTGATTTCGGCGGATGTTCAGAAACGGGCTTTGAGCGTCCCCGGTATTGTAGAGGCGAACGTGGAGTTGGTCTGGGATCCTCCGTGGAACCAAAGTATGATGTCGGAACTCGGCAAGATGCAGCTCGGTCTGATCTAG
- the mnmA gene encoding tRNA 2-thiouridine(34) synthase MnmA yields MSVSSKPRVLLGMSGGVDSSVAAYLLKKAGYDVIGITLKIWPQDCLTRAEDKCCGPQAVADARMVAHALDIPHYVLDEAESFSRMVIDYFTEEYRQGRTPIPCVLCNEKLKFGKLRTTAASLGAEYIATGHYARVEHFNDGRPSVLRRAIDRRKDQSYFLFSLSPDQLRKILFPIGHLNKNEVREIAQSLGLKVYDKEESQEICFVPNNDYLAFLKSHYQTHHLQFKTGGIYHRDGRYLGEHTGIENYTIGQRRGLPGGQGQPLYVIHIDAEQHRIIVGPESDLMRQDCLLQRVNWLQSPPSPDENLEVKLRHNAPPVRARVHQLPDNQARLVFDEPQSGIAPGQAAVFFRDDLVIGGGWVTQQDKATSLEVVADAAIK; encoded by the coding sequence ATGAGCGTCTCATCAAAACCTCGTGTTCTTCTTGGCATGTCTGGCGGTGTGGATTCCTCTGTGGCCGCTTATTTGCTAAAGAAGGCAGGCTATGATGTGATCGGCATCACGCTAAAAATATGGCCGCAGGATTGTCTTACCCGAGCTGAAGATAAATGCTGCGGTCCACAAGCGGTCGCTGACGCGCGAATGGTGGCTCATGCCTTGGACATTCCTCATTATGTTCTCGATGAAGCTGAGAGCTTTTCGAGGATGGTGATTGATTATTTTACCGAAGAATATCGCCAAGGACGCACACCGATTCCGTGCGTGCTCTGTAATGAAAAACTTAAATTCGGCAAGCTGCGGACGACTGCGGCCTCTCTAGGGGCAGAATATATCGCCACCGGACACTACGCACGAGTGGAGCACTTCAATGACGGTCGCCCTTCCGTTCTCCGTCGTGCCATCGATCGCCGCAAAGACCAGTCTTACTTTCTTTTTAGTCTGTCTCCAGACCAGCTCCGGAAGATTCTCTTTCCTATTGGCCACCTCAATAAAAACGAAGTCCGTGAGATTGCCCAATCGCTTGGTCTAAAAGTTTACGACAAAGAGGAGAGCCAGGAAATTTGCTTTGTGCCGAATAATGACTACCTGGCCTTCCTCAAAAGCCATTACCAGACCCATCATTTACAATTCAAAACTGGCGGCATTTATCATCGAGATGGTCGTTATTTAGGTGAACACACCGGTATCGAAAACTATACCATCGGCCAGCGTCGAGGCTTGCCGGGTGGACAAGGACAACCCCTTTACGTCATTCATATTGATGCCGAGCAGCATCGAATCATAGTCGGCCCGGAGTCAGATTTAATGCGCCAAGATTGTCTTTTGCAGCGAGTCAACTGGCTACAATCACCTCCATCGCCTGATGAGAACTTAGAGGTGAAACTTCGCCACAATGCACCGCCCGTCCGTGCGCGAGTTCATCAGTTGCCCGACAACCAAGCGCGTTTGGTCTTCGACGAGCCACAGTCTGGAATCGCTCCAGGACAGGCCGCCGTCTTTTTTCGTGACGACCTTGTCATCGGTGGAGGATGGGTTACGCAGCAAGATAAAGCAACTTCTCTGGAGGTAGTTGCAGATGCAGCGATAAAATAA
- a CDS encoding NADH-quinone oxidoreductase subunit A, with product MQLENYLPIFLQVVIAVIFAAGALITSVLIGQKGRRSPLKDTPYECGKPAIGVTNPRFSVKFYMIAMLFILFDIETVFILTWGLIYREAVLQGLGVLWGMISFIIILLIAFLYAYKRRVFEWVKES from the coding sequence ATGCAGCTTGAAAATTATCTGCCGATTTTTCTCCAAGTAGTGATTGCGGTCATCTTTGCGGCTGGGGCTTTGATCACCTCAGTCCTCATAGGCCAAAAAGGCCGAAGAAGCCCCCTCAAAGATACCCCCTACGAATGCGGGAAACCAGCCATCGGAGTCACCAATCCGCGATTTTCCGTTAAATTCTACATGATCGCGATGCTCTTTATTCTTTTTGATATTGAGACGGTTTTCATTTTGACCTGGGGGCTCATTTACCGAGAAGCGGTTTTACAAGGGCTAGGAGTTCTTTGGGGTATGATCAGTTTTATAATTATCCTGTTGATCGCTTTTCTTTACGCATACAAACGACGCGTCTTTGAGTGGGTTAAAGAATCTTAA
- a CDS encoding secondary thiamine-phosphate synthase enzyme YjbQ: MAWVHYAEMIEVATQGRGTYEITDTVRRHCAASKVREGQCVIFVQHTSASLVIYENADPTARCDLHAFMDQLVPDRGHYQHDLEGPDDATSHLKMALTRTSEAIPIVNQRLALGTWQGIFLFEHRDTPHRRRLVISILGIA, from the coding sequence ATGGCTTGGGTTCATTATGCTGAGATGATCGAGGTCGCAACCCAGGGGCGCGGCACATATGAAATCACAGATACAGTGCGGCGGCATTGCGCTGCTTCAAAGGTCAGGGAGGGTCAATGTGTGATCTTCGTCCAACATACTAGCGCAAGCCTGGTGATCTACGAAAACGCAGACCCTACAGCTCGCTGCGACCTACATGCATTCATGGACCAGCTCGTGCCGGATCGTGGTCACTATCAACACGACTTAGAAGGCCCTGATGATGCTACCAGCCATCTTAAAATGGCTCTCACGCGCACTTCTGAGGCCATCCCGATAGTGAATCAGCGACTTGCCCTTGGCACATGGCAAGGAATTTTTCTTTTTGAACATCGTGATACTCCTCACCGCCGTCGCCTTGTCATTTCGATTCTTGGCATTGCATGA
- a CDS encoding fumarate hydratase C-terminal domain-containing protein, translating to MNHSLTTPLTAEAVAALHVGDQVSLSGVIYTGRDAVHKYLYKGGQLPEGLDWRGAALYHCGPVMLPQDDGTYRCIAAGPTTSSREEPYQWKIIRDFGIRAVIGKGGMGERTVQACREHGCVYLHAIGGAAQVYAETVKRVRNVYFLEKFGSPEAIWELEVEGFIATVTIDSHGQSLHQKVWEASSKQLEALYRAV from the coding sequence ATGAATCATTCCCTCACTACTCCGTTGACGGCAGAAGCCGTAGCAGCGCTTCATGTAGGAGACCAAGTCTCTCTCTCAGGTGTAATCTATACAGGGCGTGACGCCGTTCATAAATACCTCTACAAAGGTGGGCAGCTCCCAGAAGGTTTGGATTGGCGAGGCGCGGCTCTCTATCATTGTGGCCCGGTGATGCTGCCTCAAGATGACGGCACCTATCGCTGCATCGCAGCGGGCCCTACGACTTCCAGCCGTGAAGAGCCGTATCAATGGAAGATCATCCGGGACTTTGGGATTCGCGCAGTGATTGGCAAAGGCGGAATGGGCGAACGCACAGTGCAAGCCTGCCGAGAACACGGTTGCGTCTATCTTCATGCTATCGGAGGAGCTGCACAAGTCTATGCCGAGACGGTTAAAAGAGTGCGAAATGTATATTTCCTTGAAAAATTCGGCTCTCCTGAAGCGATCTGGGAACTTGAAGTCGAGGGATTTATCGCCACGGTGACGATAGATTCTCACGGACAATCTCTCCATCAAAAAGTGTGGGAAGCTTCAAGCAAACAGCTTGAAGCCCTGTATCGTGCAGTGTGA
- a CDS encoding DUF423 domain-containing protein — MTTRLAGVLGFLGVILGAWGAHGLRSHLTQLGTLHYWETAVLYHLIHAVALLTIGMQGKFRARVARVAFFLGVLIFSGSLYLLAITGWKWLGAITPIGGLMFVLGWGSLLFTRSEY; from the coding sequence ATGACCACACGTCTGGCTGGTGTTTTAGGTTTTCTGGGGGTGATATTAGGTGCATGGGGGGCTCACGGTTTGCGATCGCATCTTACCCAACTCGGCACACTCCATTACTGGGAGACAGCCGTGTTATATCACCTTATCCATGCAGTAGCGCTCTTAACGATTGGCATGCAGGGAAAATTTCGAGCTCGCGTTGCGCGTGTAGCTTTCTTTCTGGGGGTGCTTATTTTCAGCGGAAGCCTCTACTTACTTGCGATAACGGGATGGAAGTGGCTGGGTGCGATCACGCCGATAGGAGGCTTGATGTTTGTGCTCGGCTGGGGGTCTCTCCTCTTCACGCGCTCTGAATACTAG
- a CDS encoding PEP-CTERM sorting domain-containing protein (PEP-CTERM proteins occur, often in large numbers, in the proteomes of bacteria that also encode an exosortase, a predicted intramembrane cysteine proteinase. The presence of a PEP-CTERM domain at a protein's C-terminus predicts cleavage within the sorting domain, followed by covalent anchoring to some some component of the (usually Gram-negative) cell surface. Many PEP-CTERM proteins exhibit an unusual sequence composition that includes large numbers of potential glycosylation sites. Expression of one such protein has been shown restore the ability of a bacterium to form floc, a type of biofilm.), whose translation MRQLLLLLLIPFSTNLHAVITFGDPTNNAMPPTNGAPWNYIGQVNGSSAIYLGNSWALTAFHVGPGNLILGGTTYTYTGTSHRLTTLSPNDADMILFQINGDPGLTPLPLNSTPPSPGSQVTMIGFGFDQGSLIQWDAGWVTIPPSTNPVAFQGYPWLPTTSKKWGYGNIVQYFPTPIDAGNGPNWSFNTTFLLSEDYGQGAAHDSGGGVFYYNGTEWELVGMMFAVTAHTGQPVNTSVNGNQTIHATIAAYKPEILSVTNIPEPSTYALLILGAASCLWFSRSKKRLST comes from the coding sequence ATGCGTCAACTTTTACTTCTCCTCCTGATTCCTTTTTCCACCAATCTTCATGCCGTTATAACGTTCGGCGACCCTACGAATAACGCTATGCCCCCCACAAACGGTGCCCCATGGAACTACATAGGCCAGGTCAACGGCTCATCCGCTATCTATCTCGGCAACAGCTGGGCACTGACCGCCTTCCACGTCGGCCCCGGCAATCTCATCTTAGGAGGCACCACTTACACCTACACAGGCACCTCACACCGGCTCACCACACTCAGCCCCAACGACGCTGACATGATCCTCTTCCAAATCAACGGAGACCCAGGGCTTACACCTTTACCGCTAAACTCCACACCCCCATCACCAGGCTCCCAGGTCACAATGATCGGCTTCGGATTTGATCAAGGTTCCCTCATCCAATGGGACGCCGGTTGGGTCACCATCCCCCCAAGCACCAACCCAGTCGCTTTTCAAGGCTACCCATGGCTCCCCACCACCTCCAAAAAATGGGGCTACGGAAATATCGTTCAATACTTTCCCACCCCTATCGATGCAGGCAATGGCCCAAATTGGTCGTTTAACACCACTTTTCTACTTTCCGAAGACTACGGACAAGGTGCAGCTCACGATTCAGGCGGAGGGGTATTCTACTACAACGGCACCGAATGGGAACTCGTCGGCATGATGTTCGCTGTCACCGCCCACACAGGTCAACCAGTCAACACTTCCGTAAATGGCAACCAGACCATCCACGCCACCATCGCAGCCTACAAACCTGAAATCCTCTCCGTCACAAACATCCCCGAACCCTCGACCTATGCACTCTTGATCCTAGGCGCAGCCTCCTGTCTTTGGTTCTCACGCAGTAAAAAACGGCTTTCCACTTAG